Part of the Poecilia reticulata strain Guanapo linkage group LG2, Guppy_female_1.0+MT, whole genome shotgun sequence genome is shown below.
aaaaaaagaagcaattttttttaatgactcattGCCTGAAAATTACAGCTTTGACATTATTGGATGTTATGAATAAAGAAATGGCACACAAGTGACTTTCATGCGTGGGGAAACAAGAaagatgctattttttttttcctattgtcATCTGTACATAATTGGTCCATTTGTGACTGAAAACAATATTATATAGGCCCTACATGTGTATAGCTGTCACTGTTTGTTACTGTTCATGCATGCGGTGCATCACGCATGTAGGAAAATCTTGTTTTCAGGGGACGtcggcttcttttttttctttctattttctttctccctttccTGTAACGGCTGGGGAATTGTTACAACAATTTGCTCAGAAATGATCAAGTCCATAAGGAGGGGCCTTCTCTGCTTTCATAAACAACTCAGCATCCGACTCAGGTTGTACAAAAGCGAACGTAACACAGCAGAATATGTCTCCGTTTCCTGACCAGTCGTAGTGCATCGTATTTATACTAATCTCTGAGCTGTTCTCTCCCAGTTGTTAATAGTGTAGaaatccaaaaaaaagaagaaaaaaaagatggaaagtGTATTTTCTGCATGTAAAAACAGCACTGTTCAAGTTCTCCTTGTCTTCAGACAAAGTACTGCACAACTTgtgatggggggaaaaaaaatccaacaaaccGTTGAATGCTTCAGGTGAAAAGAGGTTCAGTTTGATATTTTGTTACTAATGatggaaataaaagtttaatgtttaaagACTTCTGTACATGGAGATGGGTTGTTAACGTGTGATgctaacaaaataattttatgtttaactactataaaaagtgacatttaataattatgaggggtggggggaaaggaatatattttttaataactgaaacCAAATGAGAAGGAATtgaccaaacattttatttgttttcacgTCTTTCGAACAGGATCTTGTAATTGGATTCCCATTTCCTGGAAAAcggaaagcaaagaaaacactATATTAAGTTGGGACTGTatgtaaaaacatgttcagatcgtcaaaaaaaaaaaaatggcataaaaGATAACCTGAATGCAGGTTTAAACAATATTTAGTCAACAGTAggtcattttgtgtgtgtgtgtgtgtgtgtgtgtgtgtgtgtgtgtgtgtgttgtgccgTGCCAAACCTGCTGCAGTTCATCTGCACAAAGGTCGAGTTCCTCCAACATCTTTTCTTCAAGAGTCACACCCTTCAGAAGAGACCATTTGCCCTTTGTACATGTAACCGGAGCTGAGATGATGATGCCGTGTGGGAGATTGTAGAAGTCTAAGTACAGAAAGTTGCAACAGTATTCATATCAACGCACGTTTCGATTTCCTGCTGCGTAAATCTGTGCGCCCGGGTCCTAACCTGTGCAAGTTATACCGACTGAAAAAAACTCATCTGGACCATAAGCTCCGTGCCAAGCCTTCAGCACTTGCAGGATCCCGTTGGTGGCTGATATTGCGGCTTCCCGCTCGGTGTTTGAAAGCAAGGCCTGCCGCTGCTGATGGACCAGTGGTTTAAATTCTGTTTCCAGCCATTTTCTGGAACAAAAGGAGGcttttaccttttgttttccGTCATTGCACATCATGCATGCGATCATTCGGGGCAGATTGCAAGTCAGGTGCATTGTGCTGACATTGTTTGCACAGGCTGATTTTTAGCTAATAGCTGGCAGATGTGAACTCTGCCAACTGGGTGGAATTGAACcgaaatgtaaatttatttcacTACAATTTCTAATAATTTAGATAATTATTCCATACAGCTAAAACAGCccttgttcacttttttttcctatggGATTTAAGTCAGGCACATTTGATGGCCAATTAAGGTCAGTAAAGCAGCTactgcactttttccttccactcaacttttcttttacaCAGTTACACACAGCGTTATGTGTAATTGCAACAAAAGCTCTTGAATATTTTACTGCGTGTTTAATGATCctacattaaaaagaaaaaggattatTGTAAAACTAGCTGGAATCTTGTCAAACAAACCTGTCGTATAAAACCCTGAGGACTGGCTGGGAAAAGGTAGGCGGTACCCTGATCGCCCCTGGATAGTTGAAAACTTTCGCCCACCGCAGGTCAATGACGAACCTGCCGCTGATGTTCCCCCACACAATGACATCCACGACATCTGAAGCAGAGGAAGATCAAATTAGGATAACTTGCTTCTcgtttaactttcttttttttttttttatgcagaagaAGTAGACACCTGATGGCATCACGCACAACTTGTTTGCGAGCACAGCTCTAACTTCATTCACCAGCtgggttgctatggcaacaaacTGGTGGCTGTTGATGGAAGGAGCGCTGTCCACAAGCAGCGAGCATCTCATGTTGACGAAAGACATCCCGGACACTATCACCTTCACCTCTTTGTCGGCGCGTCCGTCGATGAGGCGCCCATACTTTCTGTAGCGCTCGGATAGTTTTTTAACTCGCTGCCTCCTGGCCCTGTCGCTCTCATTCTCTGAATCGGCATTGAAATCGTCCAGCAGGATGACGACGTGCGCTTCATGGAAAGCCTGTTCCAGATCTGTGTGAACCGTCACCTGTGAATTCACTGTGttggattacatttttaaatctgcacGACTAAGCTACGTCAAGGCGATGTACCCGGTAGAGCAGACCGAGTGCCAAATCCTCAGTGTCCGACTTGAGCATCTGCATGTCTTCCGCATCTCCTCTCAGGTGCAGCAGATGGAGGGCAACCGTTTGAACGTCAGGGAACGCCTCATCGGACAGCAGGAATGGGATCAAGATTTGGGATGTTAAGCAGAGAgcgctgcaaaaaaaaaacaaacaaaacaaaaacaaaaacaagaaatatcaAGGCAAACAGATTGTAGGGGTATTTCCATTCGAAACATTCATCCTGACTTACCCTGTGATCCATACGTTGCAGGGATGAATTAGACTGAGGCGATGCTGTTCTTCCGCAATGAGGCTAAGTTGTGTTTCCAGATTCTCTGCTACAATTGTCTCCACCTCATCTTCGGGTATTGTCAAGGTGACGCCGTAGTAGACCTAAGCAACAATAATCGACAATTAATTGAATCTGAAGATTAATTCTTAACATATCCACGGAGTTCGGAACTGCCCTTTAAAACACAGgcgtcaaactcaaggccccggggggccaaatctggcccgccgcagctttttatgtggccccccAGACTCCacattacatcaataagtccttccagtttttaaaaaaagataagttCACAAGATGGTTTGAATAAAGAGTAATAAGATCTATGGAGAAACTAGAACTACTGAAGACTACATTTTCTAAGCATGACAACAAAGTGAggccacaggaaaaaaaaaaaacaccaactaaCTTCAAAAATATAATGGTATTTGAAGTAGATTTAAAAGTCTGGGAAGGAGATTTTGGGCCGACTTGAACAATAGCAGTTAATATAATAGTAGCATTAGCAGAAAAGTCAATAGGTGATTTGTATGTTTAACCAGAGAACATGTCAGTTTCTACCTGGCAATGGTCCACAAATTCATTGTAACCACCTAAGAGCATCCCTTTGCCCCCTTGTTCGACTAGCTCCCTCCAAATTAAGGGACTTTCCTCGTGTTTCCAGCCATTTTTATTGCACGTTAATTCAAGCCATCTCTGTAAGAAGAGTAAAAGCAGAAGTGTAGAGACAAATAAGGAAGAATGAACaagagtaaataaaacataaaaatgatttattatggTGAAATAACGGCATTAGATTAAAATAGAATGGAATGGAATAGAAATAACATAACTGCCTCTCTGAAGGAGATTACCAGTGGCAAAGTGACAGTCAAATCGAAGCAGATTCACACAGagataaaagtataaaaacataactGAGAGAAGGAtagataaattattatttaacatatttgGCAGAATATGAATTATATTAATCcgtaaaaaacaacagaatactATTTCTAAGAAATGGGGGAGTGGGGAGAACCTGTGCAAATAACAGTAGGgactgtttttgagtttttgggGAACAATATAGTGTAACTCCCGAACCCAttaagggataagggtgtaaaaaaaatggatggatggatatagtGAAACATCTGCTTCCGGAAAACGTCCCCTCTCGGCTTCCGTAGTGGATGGCATGATACATTTGCATTTCTCAATGTCCATAATGTTAACTTcatatttctctcttttcactTACTACAACAAAGGTGCAACAAGTCACATTAAAACCTTATAAAATGGTAGAGGCATAACAACCTCCCACTCAGATGGCAGGACGGGGATCTTATGGACCCTGAAGCTCGGAAGGGTTCGCTGCAGAGTGTCTGCTAACCGTTCCGCTTGGGCATACAGAGGACAGTCCGCCTTACCTATAGATGTGAAAATTTTTGATACGTCCTTCATGTAACTATTATTATAATTAGAAATAtattctaaaacataaaataaaataagataaaggATTACCAGCGAGCACaaattttgccattttacaAGGTACTGTCGCATCTTAACCATTGAAAACACAAGGCGTCTGTTGCTTGGCAACCGAGGTGAGTTGTTGCGTATATTTGAATCCGGgtaggaaacatttttaataaatccttcaaatatatttgtaaacttttttcaaatttcaacatgtgagaaaaacaaacaaagacatGGTTTCTAATATAAGCatatattatttttaggaattattattttaaatactttgacCAACAGCGTGAGGTTGAAGTAAAGAGAAGGCGTTGCTGGGGGGACACAATACTGCAGCGCACGCGACTTTAACCTGCACATGGGAATGAAAGCTAACATGAGTTAGGCaagatttgtcttattttttagCGTTATTCACTATCACTAAAAGAAAACTTCTTTTCGACTCTTTATGGAGTGGCAACTGCAAAGCCTACAGAATATTGTTTGctttgtatgtgtttgtgttccGTTGAAAAACAGGGACAGCTAACGAGAGCTAGCTTGTCATTTCCTAACTGGAAGGAAGCATTTTGACCTTGTTAGCCGAATACTTTGGTCTTTCCTACCAACACATACTTTCTTGTGCCTGGTTTCTATTTAAGAGTGTTACTGACTAAAATTGGAAATAAGTAACGTATTGCCTGTTTACGTGTCACCTGCGtgatattaaaatatacatgACCTGCATATTATTTCAGACGAGCAagcaaaaacttttatttacatatttaggTAATTAAACTCAATCTAATTCCACAATATGAATATATGGGTGACAAATGACATCATAAAATGGTCACTGCGCCTTTGCTGCCGcaggtttccatggaaacggaCTAGTATCCCAGTGTTAGCATCAATTAAAGACTCCTCTTTATCTAGAAATGGCTTTACAGGCTTCTGGGGCGGGAGGCTGAACCAAAGCTGCCTTTCTGGGACTCTTAGTACCACAAGATTCTATTCCTATGGTGAGAAACACAATGAAGGTCTAAAAGACAGCAACAGTCTCGCTACAGAGAATTCACTTTCTTCTCATGAACTCAACAAGACGACCTCAGAGCAGATTCAGAGGACTTCCCMGTTTCTGGACTTCCTGCGTCGCTGCAACTCCCCATCAGACGTGTTAGACCTCACATCCAAGTACGCACCCACAAATCGACAGATCAGCCAGTGCCTCAGCCGCATGTGGTTCTCCACAAAGAAGATGTCGGAAGAACAGCGGCGCTACGAGTTGCAGCTGATGTTTGAGCATCCTGAATTTGAAAATCTTCTGCAAAGGGCGACGAGGTCTATCCAGTACATGAGTAACGAGGATGTTGCCTACTCTCTTTTGAGTGTGGTCAACCTGGGGGTGGCTCAGCACAGCCGTGTGATCCAGACCTTCCTTCGAACTTGCCAAGTGAGCAGTCAGAGATTGTCTTCTTCAATTTAAAGACACTATTGTTTTCATGTTGACCCTAATTTGTTTTATTCGTAAACAGGAGAGACTGAATGACTTTGATGAGAAAGCGCTGTCCATGTTGGCCTCTGTTCTGGAGCGTATGAAGGCTAGTCAGAATGTGAATGCATTAAAGGAAGGCATGAGGTATCACTTGATATTTTAAGTCAAGTATTAGGCAGGGTCAGTTGATTTTTAAgcttattttacagattttttttctgctccaggcTGGTGGTTGAGGTCCGTCTTCCTgagattcaaaatgttttgactctCCAGACCATGATGCGATTCCTGGGAAGAGATGCTCCAAGAGAGCTCAAACAGAAACTAGAGGTAAGTTTGAGTCTTCACCACTTtaggttttcagatttttctcttaattatctgaatttataaataaatgtacagcaCCTTGCAAATCTATTCGCTCttgttgaaattttgtttttacaatcaCCCAACTGTTCCTTGAGGTCATTTACACATACTGAATTTGCAATAATGATATTAATTGAATAtgtttgcagctttaatgtAACTATCCATTCGCCCATCCATCATTTTCCagtcaaaatgatgaaaaagttcaaaactgACCTGTATTTGTGAAGCACCTTATGTGTTATTTTCTGCTGGACCAAATCTGATTCGTCAGATTTTCTGTACCCCGTGTGTTTCAGAGAAAGGCTTTATCAATGACCCACCAGTTCAGCCTCCCCAACGCCCAACACATGACCTTCATCATGGCCGCTGTAGGGTTCCACTCCAAACCGCTGCTGAAAGTTTGTAGTGATAAAATCAAAGGTAACACCATAACCACAAGGAAAGACTTGAGAATCACTTGAACTGTTGGCAAACTTAAAAAGATATGTAGGAGATATATTTACTGGTActtattgtgtattttctttctatttctatttctgtgttttctggcAGACAACCTTCATCACAttccttttaacattttgtacaACATACTGCAGTCCTATAAGGAGCTTCTCTACAGAGACACAGACCTGCTTACTAGCATTTCAGACCATGTTGCCTCCACATTTGACATATGGACCGATAAGCAGGTGCTGGAAGAGACATTTATCTTCTAACCTTCTAACCATATTCAGTTGCATAATAATATACCCTCTTTTTTCAGCTGGTCTTCTTCCTGTCTGCATTTAAGGATCTTCTCTTCTGTCCTACCTCCTTAATGGAGCCTTACACTGAAAAAGTGATTGCCAACCCTGATGTGCTCACCCTTAAACACCTCCTGTCCGTCTTAGCGGCTTACTCCTCGCTTAACTACGATCTGCAGCATCAAAGACAGGCGTAAGTCACCAACCGTTCCTTAGCAATCAGAATTGTCTCACTAAagatgttttttacttttacttttaagtacatatcagcaaataaaattatcaaataaattaaagaccCCTAAGTTTAAGTTCAGGTGTAGACTATTTACCAGTTTAATGTTCAGAGAGAAGTGCTACATGTGATGAATTAGATGAAGGTGCAGATTTGTTCCTCTAGTGTCTTGTCGTACCTGGATCACTATCTGGCCACTACAGTTGCTCTAGCAACAAaacaaggtttaaaaaaaaaaaaaaaaagctacggtgagtataatttaataattttattgttttgaacattAACTTCACTTCATATTCTCAAAGCAAGGAAGCCCTTCAAGTTAAAGTGAGTATAAATGTAAtgtgtacacacacatacacacacacacacacagcagtcaCCAAGCTCTTACCATTGAGGGAAAATGCTATGTGCCTCCGCATTTTGTAATtagtattttcttcaaaaaagtaactaatattttattaaatcgCATGTATAGAGCACAGTTCAATAATCCCAGGATGATCTGCACACAGTTCAAGCTGCTCTGGCAAAACAATCACATTAAGTAAGCATAAATTTCCTACTTTGTTCTGAAAGTATTTCATAAAATGAAGATGTTATTGGACAATAAAACAGCTATGTCCTTGTATGggttactttttctgttttcctttaaattgtTAGAGCAGCATTCTATGGATCAGGCTTTGGCTTTTGCCAACTTCTGCTTGTAGAAACATTGAGGCTAATATTTCGAACATCTAGGAGTTGTATATTAGGTGCTCCGCATTTCCGTAGTTATATATgaagatagatttttttttcctttttttgtttttccatatcTTTAGGTTTCTTGATAGTCTCAACCATGCTCTCATCTCCTATCTGCCCAAAATGTCTGACTTGGAATTGCTAAAGGCTGCCTACTACCTATGTGGAATGAATCACTTCCCATCTGCACTCCTGGAGCAGCTCCTGAGCAGTAGTACGCTGAAGCAGCTAGCATGTAAGGATAATCAACCCATAAACATGCACTATCTGATAGGTTAGGCTGTatttcatttgtgtgtttgattttgcatttctaaattaaacCATTTTCTTCTCAGCTACAAGTCTCACAAAGAGCAAGGAGCGAATGTTTCAGAGAGTGGACATATGTCTCCGTCTGGaccgtcctcctcttcctcagcccTTGATTGTCCCCCCGTCCGTCCTGGGGAACCCCACTCCCAACCCGTCGGTTAATCCGCGCCTCTCAAAGAGCCTGCAGAGTCTGCTGGCAGATCAGGCGAATGCAACGCTGCAGGAAATGTTGGTGGTAGAGAACTTCTACGTCATAGGTAAAGATCTTGGTCTTGGAGGAAGGACGTTGGCGTGCACGAACTGGTTCAACACACGTTTTTATGTTTGCGCTCTCAGATGCTGTTGTAACCAAACCTCTTCCAAACCAGCCGTGTGTGACGGAAACAAGTAGCGTTTCCCCAGCAGAGAGCAGTCAAAGGTAAGGAAATTGCAGCAGTAGTCTGGTTGGTCTCGCAATTAAGCTCagcttttttttgcaaatctgcAGTCTGTggtaggtttttcttttcttttttttttggtaaatgtcATATTTGGTAAAGTTTGCTATGAAAGCAGGTAATGATGTTTCCAGGTAATGATGTCCTCTGTGATTTCTCACGTGCAACTGCTGTTCTCACAACAGTTTACGACAACAAAGTCCAAAAATTTGAAGTTAAATGTCTTAGACAATTAAATGTCCAAATAGATTTCCATTTAATGGCAAGATGTTGCATATTTCCACAAAGTCTTGAGTAAATACAGTAGAAGATARTTCTACAGATGttgtggtttttgttctgttgtttcctCTGTTGATTAATAGTTGACACCAGTTTTATTGCATCCATAATAAGTTTCTCCtcatgcagtttttaaaaaaagactataAATAACTCAAAAGACTAATAAAGAGTCAGTTTTCTGATGAGATGTTTGGAGATTCAAGTCGTTTTTGAGGGTGTTTCATATCAGCAGCGTAACAAGCAAACCttttcagaaattaaactttAGCGCATCTTTGCTGAAGACCTATTCCTCAACAATAAATCAAGTAGAATttattcattgatatttttgtcAAAGAACAGCTTtgaagtttagttttttaatgcGTGGGCAGCCTGAGCGTTTTTGTTGATaaaggagtttttctttttccactgattgtgatgattttaaaaacatttaccaaaaaatgagtcatttttgaATTGTAGACTTTGCAAAGCAGTCTGAGTAGTTACATTGTAcatctttttctaatttctcTGTCATCATCTGCACTTTGACCCGGTTTTTAAGCTGTTTATTATATTACGATTTAGTTGTAGTTACAGGGGAATTTAgtaaacttttatatttattgtcatttaagtgttgggattttatttctCCCCTGCTTTTATCTGGATTAATAATTCTATgcaaaattactgaaataaaaacagctgcaacTGTTAACTTAGCTTTTTAATTGGAGTGATATTGGTATGAATATATGCGTCATAACACTTTATTAATACTGTCGAACATGAGTTTATTTCAAGCCATATTTTGAATTTAGAGCGTAGTTAACTGGCAACATTTAATAAGAAtacaaacatgaataaaatcaacaataaagTATCAGGAAAGATCTTCAGATgattgctgaaatgttttctgtttcattaaaaagcaaaaacttcaACAACTTAAAAATCTTGCTTGGGACGAGCAGAAAACTAACCTGAGCTGAACAGAGAAGAGTTGGACAAAGAAAAGCTTGGAACTTAAATAGCTGGGGTATAACTGAGATGGGGTGGCAAAGGACGGTACAAGGGGCCTAATTGCAAAGACATAAAAGCTGAAGTACAACCAAATAGCAACTGGAGCTAAAAGGAGAAACAGGCCTGACAGGAACCTCAGAATATGAGGACAAATGCAGAAGAAGCGTAGCACTAAGAAACTAATCATAAGGAATTATAGCAACAATGAAATGATGCTGAACAAAACTAGACATAAGACTCCaagcagaataaaagaaaaagggaataATCAAAGTAAACACACCAACTGGATTAACCTAGGGAAACTATTCAGAAAGGGTTTTAAAACACCCAAGAATTGTTGCATAAAGATcatgaaaaatgtaagtaaTCATACTGAAAAAGTTTATCgttacttttatgttttctcccTCAAAGACATAGCCAAATCCAATTATATCCaaatctaattattttgtttttgttaaagctgacacatctttttttgtatgtttgcttCATGTTCTTCTAGAATTGCTGTTATTTATACACCAAACTCTAGTTATTGCTTTGGTACGTCACACCCCCGGGGGACCCTCGCTCTCCAGATCCATCATCTGAAGATTCTGGGATACACTCCTGTCTTGGTGAGACTTTTGTCTTATTGTACCCGTTAATCTTCCCTGTTGTCTCTCAGTAACAGTTTGGTTACTTAATTTCTTAATACGCAGCTCATACTTTAgcaatttattaaatgtattgaaCGAGCATTGCTTTAAGTATGATGTGAATTTGTACAGTTTAAAAATCTGTAGGCAATATCTGTTTAACGTCTTCCTAGAATGTGACGTTAATAAAATGCAAGCAGATTGATGTAGTTGTGTATGTTGAAATAGCGGCTGTTATCAGATGAAGCAAAACTTAAATTTGTATTCTTCATCTGAAGGTAACAGAGGAGCTTCTACAATCTTTATCTGAGGAGGAGATGACAGAGAAGATGCGAGGACTCATTTTTCCAGAACATGCATCAGAAACACAACCACAAGTGGGACATGTGGAATCCTAAACATATCAAACAGGACTCTCTACATGGCTCaggttttattgtaaaaaattaattctttGTCAGAATGAAAACTTGtatataataatattaataaagtgtttaaaaatgaagggctctgaatgtattttctgttttggtcAGCACGAAAGAACTGAGCCGTTcctttgaaatgcatttttttgtaatgataaaaacaatttctatttttaaaatttcaaacagCTTTGTAATGGCATTACAGCAAATACCTGAGATGATCTTTTCTTCTGAGAGTTGCTTATTCAGTCattatggaaaaaaactgacataacTGTCAAATGACAAATTTATACGTGTTTTTAGTCATCTGCTTAACTCCCAAATCAGTTTAAAGGCTTCACAGAAACGCTATGCTAATTCCGTCAGTGCTTGTGGTGACTGTGAAAAGAAACTTGCTACTAAATGAAACCAATAAAACCAGCGTGAGCGCTTGCACAGAAACTGCAAGGTGAGCACAGTAAAGGTGGCGCGCCTTTGAAGCTCCGACCTCTGCAGAAAGTACCAACAAccgaagagagagagaggaaaaaaaaacataaatgtaggGAGACAGGAAATGGTGCAGCTTGTTATTTTCAATCTGCTTGCAGCTCCTTGTGTTTATGCTAGTCATCAACCTCAGTTCGGTCTCTGTGTTGATTCTCAGAAAATGAATGAGAGCACACATTCACAGGCGAGGCGTTGCGCCTTGTAAAACTCTATTTATTTAAGTTGTGGTCAGTGTTGATCCACAAGGTGTTGCACTGATTTACGAACTCGAGAACTCTTTAAATGTGGTTAAGTCCCCTCATCGAGGCACCACCTTTTGTTTCGACCACAAAGATAGGGGTTCCCAAGAACGCATCTTTCTTTTACAGTGAGcgaaacaggaagtgagcaaAACCTGACACTGTCTTTAATATACGCATCAATGTTTCAGACGCCCACATAAAGGAAGTGCTGCTTTTGCTAGAGATgaacacatacacaaaaaaaaattatacaaaagaAACTGATTACAGTTATGTTATATTCATTGTAAGTCCTACAGATAAGGAATTGCAAGGAAAATGATCCAGGGATGTCCAAATCATCAGAAGTGTTTTGGTATAGGATGCTGGActtctcttttcttcctgcGTTTCGCAGGAGGTCTGGGTTTGGTGTTCATGTAGTCGCTCTGGGAATCTGCATCCTTCATCTTGTACTGCGAGACATTCAAAGCAACTGAATCAGTGACTTGAAGCTGTAAATCTACACGGAAAAGTAGCAGATATGATCAAAGTTTGAAGTCAAGTTGCTGCTTACgagttggaaaaatgtttttaaaatgtgtataatGTAGTTTTAATCCATTTTGGTTGGCAGACTTCTAAAACGCAGGAGATtgtgaacaaacattttcaaactctTACCGTCAATGTGACATACGTCCTGTGCAATTCAGTCGAGAAACGTACAAGACCTAATTAGGggaacctattttttttttcaggtgaagCCATTATTATTTTGGACCTGACTGATATCTGGAACAAGtcacagttttatttaacttgacCCAGTTTTGTCTGAGAAAAATAATACCCCTTACAACGTTGATACTGTCACCGTATTTCACTCTGAGTCTGTTTGCCACGAGTGCAAAGCAAAAAAGACATCTACACCTTGCctatttatttttaggcaatCATATTGCTCTTGCAACTTTCACACATATTATTCCATCTTTTCCTAATGTCTTGTAGCCCTATTCAGACatgcttgttttaaattatctttaaataaaCTCTCTCCAATGCTTTTAGATTATTCAAGCCAGACTTGAATGCTTTCGTTGATGAAAAATGCTTctgctttcacatttttgtatAGCAAATGTCTGACCATTTGACAGATATCTGAGATCCTTGTTTCATAAACCTTTCGTGTTGTCGACACTGTTGGTGGTTACAGCCTTAGAGCTGAGCATGTTCACTTTTAAATATGGTAAAACTACAAGAAAAAGCcctttaactgtattttttttctagcagcCATTCGCACMaaaaatgttgttttataataaaatacacatgaaTATCAAGGATTTATGTTCCTCtcagttaaataaatacatgcttAAGCTTTTAATGTCAGGTTCTACAAAGTTACTACCAGTCAGATAATTGATTAAATAACTAGCTAGTGGCATATTTCTTGAGGAACTAAGAATTTCTATaacatggtttttaaaaattat
Proteins encoded:
- the mdh1b gene encoding putative malate dehydrogenase 1B isoform X1, translated to MAKFVLAGKADCPLYAQAERLADTLQRTLPSFRVHKIPVLPSEWEVVMPLPFYKRWLELTCNKNGWKHEESPLIWRELVEQGGKGMLLGGYNEFVDHCQVYYGVTLTIPEDEVETIVAENLETQLSLIAEEQHRLSLIHPCNVWITGALCLTSQILIPFLLSDEAFPDVQTVALHLLHLRGDAEDMQMLKSDTEDLALGLLYRVTVHTDLEQAFHEAHVVILLDDFNADSENESDRARRQRVKKLSERYRKYGRLIDGRADKEVKVIVSGMSFVNMRCSLLVDSAPSINSHQFVAIATQLVNEVRAVLANKLCVMPSDVVDVIVWGNISGRFVIDLRWAKVFNYPGAIRVPPTFSQPVLRVLYDRKWLETEFKPLVHQQRQALLSNTEREAAISATNGILQVLKAWHGAYGPDEFFSVGITCTDFYNLPHGIIISAPVTCTKGKWSLLKGVTLEEKMLEELDLCADELQQEMGIQLQDPVRKT
- the mdh1b gene encoding putative malate dehydrogenase 1B isoform X3, translated to MVKMRQYLVKWQNLCSLRWLELTCNKNGWKHEESPLIWRELVEQGGKGMLLGGYNEFVDHCQVYYGVTLTIPEDEVETIVAENLETQLSLIAEEQHRLSLIHPCNVWITGALCLTSQILIPFLLSDEAFPDVQTVALHLLHLRGDAEDMQMLKSDTEDLALGLLYRVTVHTDLEQAFHEAHVVILLDDFNADSENESDRARRQRVKKLSERYRKYGRLIDGRADKEVKVIVSGMSFVNMRCSLLVDSAPSINSHQFVAIATQLVNEVRAVLANKLCVMPSDVVDVIVWGNISGRFVIDLRWAKVFNYPGAIRVPPTFSQPVLRVLYDRKWLETEFKPLVHQQRQALLSNTEREAAISATNGILQVLKAWHGAYGPDEFFSVGITCTDFYNLPHGIIISAPVTCTKGKWSLLKGVTLEEKMLEELDLCADELQQEMGIQLQDPVRKT
- the fastkd2 gene encoding FAST kinase domain-containing protein 2, mitochondrial, translated to MNIWVTNDIIKWSLRLCCRRFPWKRTSIPVLASIKDSSLSRNGFTGFWGGRLNQSCLSGTLSTTRFYSYGEKHNEGLKDSNSLATENSLSSHELNKTTSEQIQRTSXFLDFLRRCNSPSDVLDLTSKYAPTNRQISQCLSRMWFSTKKMSEEQRRYELQLMFEHPEFENLLQRATRSIQYMSNEDVAYSLLSVVNLGVAQHSRVIQTFLRTCQERLNDFDEKALSMLASVLERMKASQNVNALKEGMRLVVEVRLPEIQNVLTLQTMMRFLGRDAPRELKQKLERKALSMTHQFSLPNAQHMTFIMAAVGFHSKPLLKVCSDKIKDNLHHIPFNILYNILQSYKELLYRDTDLLTSISDHVASTFDIWTDKQLVFFLSAFKDLLFCPTSLMEPYTEKVIANPDVLTLKHLLSVLAAYSSLNYDLQHQRQAFLDSLNHALISYLPKMSDLELLKAAYYLCGMNHFPSALLEQLLSSSTLKQLASTSLTKSKERMFQRVDICLRLDRPPLPQPLIVPPSVLGNPTPNPSVNPRLSKSLQSLLADQANATLQEMLVVENFYVIDAVVTKPLPNQPCVTETSSVSPAESSQRIAVIYTPNSSYCFGTSHPRGTLALQIHHLKILGYTPVLVTEELLQSLSEEEMTEKMRGLIFPEHASETQPQVGHVES
- the mdh1b gene encoding putative malate dehydrogenase 1B isoform X2 is translated as MAKFVLAGKADCPLYAQAERLADTLQRTLPSFRVHKIPVLPSEWERWLELTCNKNGWKHEESPLIWRELVEQGGKGMLLGGYNEFVDHCQVYYGVTLTIPEDEVETIVAENLETQLSLIAEEQHRLSLIHPCNVWITGALCLTSQILIPFLLSDEAFPDVQTVALHLLHLRGDAEDMQMLKSDTEDLALGLLYRVTVHTDLEQAFHEAHVVILLDDFNADSENESDRARRQRVKKLSERYRKYGRLIDGRADKEVKVIVSGMSFVNMRCSLLVDSAPSINSHQFVAIATQLVNEVRAVLANKLCVMPSDVVDVIVWGNISGRFVIDLRWAKVFNYPGAIRVPPTFSQPVLRVLYDRKWLETEFKPLVHQQRQALLSNTEREAAISATNGILQVLKAWHGAYGPDEFFSVGITCTDFYNLPHGIIISAPVTCTKGKWSLLKGVTLEEKMLEELDLCADELQQEMGIQLQDPVRKT